One window from the genome of Mucilaginibacter ginsenosidivorans encodes:
- a CDS encoding alpha-ketoacid dehydrogenase subunit alpha/beta, producing the protein MIFERKNVDNDKLVSFYKALLWPRLIEEKMLILLRQGRIGKWFSGIGQEAIAVGSTLAMQPYEYILPMHRNLGVFTTRDIPLSRLMAQWQGKASGFTKGRDRSFHFGTQEYKIIGMISHLGPQMALADGIALADVLSKRKRATLVFTGEGGTSEGDFHEALNVASVWNLPVIFLIENNGYGLSTPVNEQYKCEKLSDRAIGYGIEGRTVDGNNILEVYHTISELAEDIRQNPRPVLLECMTFRMRGHEEASGVKYVPQQLFDEWKEKDPIANFEQFLLDEGVLDAEKIKVIKSGFTSMIDIQIERVFNEPDIIPDMETELADMYKPYSNPTIQPSDNKTTKRYIDAISDGLRQGMRKHPNLVLMGQDIAEYGGAFKITQGFVEEFGRERVRNTPICESGIVGAAMGLSINGYKSVVEMQFADFVTCAFNQVINNLAKTHYRWGENVDVVVRMPTGAGTGAGPFHSQSNEAWFTKTPGLKVVYPAFPSDAKGLLLAAIDDPNPVIYFEHKYLYRSISEDIADDEYTIEIGKARVVQEGTRASIITYGLGVHWALEYVKQHSDLSIEIVDLRSLQPWDKEAVEVSVKKTGKALILHEDTLTNGFGGEIAAHLAEHCFTYLDAPVMRCASMDTAIPMNKALEDQFLAKGRLAKMMEKLLSY; encoded by the coding sequence ATGATTTTCGAACGTAAAAACGTTGATAATGACAAATTAGTGTCGTTTTACAAGGCTTTGCTGTGGCCAAGGCTGATCGAGGAGAAAATGCTGATCCTTTTGAGGCAGGGGCGCATAGGCAAATGGTTCTCCGGTATCGGGCAGGAGGCCATAGCGGTAGGCAGCACTTTGGCCATGCAGCCTTACGAATATATCCTGCCGATGCACCGCAACCTGGGCGTCTTTACAACCCGCGATATCCCACTTTCGCGGTTAATGGCGCAATGGCAGGGAAAAGCGTCGGGCTTTACCAAAGGACGCGACCGTTCCTTTCATTTCGGTACGCAGGAATATAAGATCATCGGGATGATATCGCACCTGGGTCCGCAAATGGCCCTGGCCGACGGTATCGCCCTGGCCGATGTGTTAAGCAAAAGAAAAAGGGCCACCCTGGTTTTTACCGGCGAGGGCGGCACGAGCGAAGGCGATTTTCACGAAGCGCTGAATGTGGCATCGGTATGGAATTTACCGGTAATATTTTTGATCGAAAATAACGGCTACGGGCTCTCGACGCCCGTGAACGAGCAATATAAATGTGAAAAACTAAGCGACCGCGCAATTGGTTATGGCATTGAAGGCCGTACCGTAGATGGCAATAACATCCTGGAAGTTTATCACACCATTAGCGAACTGGCGGAAGACATCCGCCAAAACCCGAGGCCTGTGTTATTGGAATGTATGACGTTCAGGATGCGCGGGCACGAGGAAGCATCGGGTGTCAAATATGTACCGCAGCAGTTATTTGATGAATGGAAGGAAAAGGACCCCATTGCTAATTTTGAGCAGTTTTTACTGGATGAAGGTGTGCTTGACGCCGAAAAAATAAAGGTGATCAAAAGCGGTTTTACTTCGATGATCGATATCCAGATCGAAAGGGTATTCAATGAGCCCGACATCATCCCCGATATGGAAACCGAGTTGGCTGATATGTATAAACCATACAGCAATCCAACAATACAACCATCTGACAATAAAACAACCAAACGTTATATCGACGCCATAAGCGACGGCCTGCGCCAGGGTATGCGAAAGCATCCGAACCTGGTTCTGATGGGCCAGGATATTGCCGAATACGGCGGTGCATTCAAAATAACCCAGGGGTTTGTTGAAGAATTCGGCCGCGAACGCGTACGCAACACGCCGATATGCGAGTCGGGCATAGTGGGTGCGGCAATGGGTTTGTCTATCAATGGCTATAAATCCGTTGTCGAAATGCAGTTTGCCGATTTTGTCACCTGCGCCTTTAACCAGGTGATCAACAACCTGGCAAAAACGCATTACCGCTGGGGCGAGAACGTGGACGTAGTGGTACGCATGCCTACGGGCGCGGGCACGGGCGCCGGGCCGTTCCATTCGCAAAGCAACGAGGCCTGGTTCACCAAAACACCGGGCCTGAAAGTAGTTTACCCGGCTTTCCCTTCGGATGCTAAAGGTCTGCTATTAGCAGCCATTGACGATCCGAACCCGGTCATCTATTTCGAACATAAATACCTATACCGCAGCATAAGCGAAGATATTGCCGATGACGAATACACCATCGAAATAGGCAAGGCCCGTGTGGTACAGGAAGGCACCCGGGCCAGCATCATCACCTATGGGCTGGGTGTACATTGGGCATTGGAATATGTAAAACAGCATAGCGATCTGTCCATCGAGATCGTCGACCTGCGCAGCCTGCAGCCCTGGGATAAGGAAGCTGTGGAAGTAAGCGTAAAAAAGACCGGCAAGGCTTTGATATTACACGAAGACACCCTAACCAACGGTTTCGGCGGAGAAATAGCGGCCCATTTAGCCGAACATTGCTTCACTTACCTGGATGCCCCTGTTATGCGCTGCGCCAGCATGGATACTGCCATCCCGATGAACAAAGCATTGGAGGACCAGTTTTTGGCGAAAGGAAGATTAGCGAAAATGATGGAGAAGTTGCTGAGTTATTGA
- a CDS encoding zeta toxin family protein, with protein MPSLVVIGGPNGSGKTTLTSYLIQKGTIKSDVINPDEIAYKEFGDYGFHVKAARIALERRKQAVEKKVDFAFETTFSGNSEVNEIIAAKSAGYKTILYYVALESMLDNLTRVEERTTNLGHHVEREDIIRRHDKSRINLLKHITLFDKAYLFDNSDTERSRVAIFEKGILRWLNEKLLNHPFYNELLRK; from the coding sequence ATGCCCTCTTTAGTTGTCATTGGTGGTCCGAATGGTTCAGGAAAGACTACGCTTACATCGTACCTAATTCAAAAAGGGACGATTAAATCCGATGTAATCAATCCTGATGAAATCGCCTATAAAGAATTCGGAGACTATGGGTTCCATGTAAAGGCAGCCAGGATCGCTTTAGAACGAAGAAAGCAAGCAGTCGAAAAAAAAGTAGACTTCGCTTTTGAAACGACTTTTTCCGGCAATTCAGAGGTCAATGAAATAATAGCCGCAAAGTCTGCCGGCTATAAAACGATCCTATATTATGTTGCCCTGGAGTCTATGCTCGATAATCTAACAAGGGTTGAAGAACGCACGACCAATTTAGGCCATCATGTAGAAAGAGAAGATATTATAAGAAGACATGATAAAAGCCGGATCAATTTATTAAAACACATTACCTTGTTTGATAAGGCATACTTGTTCGACAATTCAGACACAGAACGTTCACGCGTTGCTATTTTTGAAAAAGGAATATTAAGATGGTTAAACGAGAAACTTCTCAATCATCCCTTTTACAATGAACTTTTAAGAAAGTAA
- a CDS encoding SprT-like domain-containing protein yields the protein MYFWKEVKLDKVKVLEMYLPPAAAPLIGRWIDYFKCEFKVSRNRNSKFGDYRPPHGGKGHRISVNFDLNPYAFLVTTVHEFAHLHTWNQHKHKAKPHGAEWKANFKKMMQPFFEQEIFPFDVKRAIVSYLNNPAASSCSDLNLYKTLRSYDAPKPAHLTVDKVPMKALFKLKNGRVFRKDEQLRKRFKCTEIATRRIYLFSPVAEVELVEG from the coding sequence ATGTATTTTTGGAAAGAGGTAAAATTGGATAAAGTAAAAGTATTAGAGATGTATCTTCCGCCGGCGGCTGCCCCGCTGATAGGCCGCTGGATAGATTACTTTAAGTGTGAGTTTAAGGTTTCCCGAAACCGAAACAGCAAGTTTGGCGATTACCGCCCGCCGCATGGCGGCAAGGGTCACCGCATATCGGTCAATTTTGATCTGAACCCCTACGCCTTCCTGGTAACTACGGTACACGAGTTTGCTCACCTGCATACCTGGAACCAGCATAAGCATAAAGCCAAACCGCACGGCGCCGAGTGGAAAGCCAATTTCAAAAAGATGATGCAGCCTTTTTTTGAACAGGAGATATTCCCGTTTGACGTGAAGCGAGCCATTGTAAGCTATTTGAATAACCCGGCGGCCTCGAGCTGCTCGGACCTGAATTTGTATAAAACACTCCGGTCCTACGACGCCCCAAAACCGGCGCACCTGACGGTGGATAAGGTGCCCATGAAAGCTTTGTTCAAACTAAAAAATGGCCGTGTTTTTCGTAAAGATGAGCAGTTGCGCAAACGGTTTAAATGCACGGAGATAGCTACGCGGAGGATCTATTTGTTTAGCCCGGTGGCTGAGGTGGAGTTGGTGGAGGGATGA
- a CDS encoding PhzF family phenazine biosynthesis protein — protein MKTLPYYHVDVFSDRPFSGNGLTVFTESEGLSKEAMLRLTQEMRQFESIFLQRIEGTKVRAYIFTVGEELDFAGHPVLGAAATLHDLYYPEKQKAEWEFVLNKKTVQVTTEKGEGSFKATMNQGRAEFGKELGETETDWLMDAISLNKDDLYEGCRPVIVSTGLPYLIVPLRRNGLQAKIRVNDLEEKIRQLGAMFVGILDIPTLTIRTWDNLGSVEDIATGSLAGPSGAYLVKKGFQSSGTQIQLNQGVHLGRPSQLFVKTGMSSGELSDVYVSGHVYKISQSILLAAKYLF, from the coding sequence ATGAAAACGCTACCCTATTATCACGTCGACGTTTTTTCCGACAGGCCTTTTTCGGGCAACGGGCTTACCGTATTTACGGAATCCGAAGGACTGAGCAAAGAGGCAATGCTGAGACTGACTCAGGAAATGCGGCAGTTTGAAAGTATCTTTTTACAGCGGATAGAAGGCACCAAAGTGAGGGCCTATATTTTTACGGTGGGAGAAGAATTGGATTTCGCCGGGCACCCTGTGCTTGGCGCTGCCGCAACCTTGCACGATCTTTATTATCCCGAAAAACAAAAAGCCGAATGGGAATTCGTTTTAAATAAAAAGACGGTGCAGGTGACCACTGAAAAAGGAGAAGGATCCTTTAAAGCAACGATGAACCAGGGGCGGGCCGAATTTGGCAAAGAACTGGGCGAAACCGAAACGGATTGGCTGATGGATGCCATCAGTTTAAATAAGGATGATCTGTATGAAGGTTGCCGGCCGGTTATCGTTTCAACAGGGCTGCCTTATCTTATTGTTCCCTTGCGGCGGAACGGTTTGCAGGCAAAGATAAGGGTCAATGACCTGGAAGAAAAGATCAGGCAGCTTGGGGCGATGTTTGTCGGTATACTGGACATTCCAACACTGACCATTCGGACATGGGACAACCTCGGTTCGGTGGAAGATATTGCTACGGGCAGTCTTGCCGGCCCCTCGGGCGCTTACCTGGTTAAAAAAGGATTCCAAAGTTCGGGTACGCAAATACAGTTGAACCAGGGAGTGCATCTCGGCCGACCGAGCCAGCTTTTTGTAAAAACAGGAATGAGTAGCGGAGAATTATCCGATGTATATGTAAGCGGCCATGTATACAAGATATCGCAAAGTATTTTGCTTGCCGCAAAGTATCTTTTTTAA
- a CDS encoding Rid family hydrolase, with the protein MKKILFACLSILTVSIQITTAQKMSTTQTEESEKIVSAFFEVVRSGREPDRAAEFMADTVLAHQMNSENPEVVKRSPQNYADHVKEFLALYGRYDLEVTELIANGNKVYARWKQTGKHLQDIDGHKATNLPLTEIGSAVYRIANGKIAEYWIQLDRRGFELQLQQNEKQAITDHSDKLPFSDAVGTGGTVYISGQIGTNGAAHLAGPDFSAEAGQVMKNLGDVLKEHNLSYKDLVNVTIYLTSMDNYNATNEVYKKYFNGRFPARVCIAVKELPMNARIEIAGIAQNRSY; encoded by the coding sequence ATGAAAAAGATACTTTTTGCCTGCTTATCCATATTAACAGTTTCAATACAAATAACAACAGCACAAAAGATGAGCACCACCCAAACGGAAGAATCTGAAAAAATTGTCAGTGCATTTTTCGAGGTAGTCAGGTCGGGCAGGGAACCCGATAGGGCAGCGGAGTTTATGGCCGATACCGTCCTGGCTCATCAAATGAACTCGGAGAATCCGGAAGTTGTAAAACGCAGCCCGCAAAACTATGCGGATCACGTTAAGGAGTTCCTGGCCTTGTATGGCCGGTACGACCTGGAGGTGACCGAATTGATAGCCAACGGTAACAAGGTGTACGCCCGATGGAAGCAAACTGGAAAACACCTGCAGGATATTGACGGGCATAAGGCGACAAACCTACCCTTGACGGAAATTGGAAGCGCCGTATACCGCATAGCAAATGGGAAGATAGCTGAGTATTGGATACAACTGGACCGTCGGGGATTTGAGTTGCAGCTCCAGCAAAACGAGAAGCAGGCAATAACAGATCACTCGGACAAGCTGCCATTTTCGGACGCCGTTGGCACAGGCGGTACGGTATACATATCCGGACAAATTGGTACAAACGGCGCCGCCCACTTAGCCGGCCCTGATTTTAGTGCGGAGGCCGGCCAGGTGATGAAAAACCTGGGTGATGTACTAAAAGAGCATAATCTAAGCTATAAGGACCTTGTAAACGTTACCATCTATCTAACCTCGATGGACAATTATAACGCGACAAACGAGGTGTACAAGAAATATTTTAACGGACGCTTCCCGGCAAGGGTATGCATCGCAGTAAAAGAATTGCCTATGAACGCCCGCATCGAAATTGCCGGCATCGCCCAAAACAGATCTTATTAA
- a CDS encoding aminotransferase-like domain-containing protein yields the protein MKEPIYLAMANKITSMIGDDVYKAGDKLPSLRSLHRENGISIGTVLQAFNHLVNKGLIVSREKSGYFVSYGSGRKLASPQTIPASLSERTVRIDGLLQKLRADGTGRDFVSFANALPDHRLLPFNGIKRALQTVSRDISGSYLAIEERKGNLKLREEIAKRSFAWNGSLHADDLVITNGAMEAVILCLKAITKEGDTILVQDPCYYGIMQTLEYLNLKVVTVPCHSDTGIDVAVVEAACDKFDIKACVLVANFNNPDGACLNSGQKRRLAELANLRKLPVIEDDLYGDIFFRGNRPDTIKTYDKDGWVMYCNSFSKSLVPGFRIGWCAPGRFAYEVARLKSMHNGPVCNFTQRALHQLLASGLYDRHLKKYRVELQKNMLRTIHLIEKHFPGDTKISSPFGGLVIWAELSPEINTVNLQDEAFSQGISYAPGEIFSAKGDYKNYLRISFCRLWDTKTENALVRLGELFRLQAGKQRGHGQNKHL from the coding sequence ATGAAAGAGCCGATATATCTTGCTATGGCAAATAAGATTACCTCAATGATCGGGGACGATGTCTATAAAGCGGGCGACAAATTGCCTTCGCTGCGCAGCCTGCACAGAGAAAACGGGATCAGCATAGGCACTGTATTGCAGGCATTTAATCACCTGGTGAATAAGGGCTTGATCGTATCGCGCGAAAAATCAGGGTATTTTGTTAGCTACGGGTCCGGGCGCAAACTTGCGTCGCCGCAAACCATACCGGCGTCGTTATCCGAAAGAACGGTCCGTATCGACGGCCTTTTGCAGAAGCTCAGGGCAGACGGTACCGGGAGGGATTTTGTCTCCTTCGCCAACGCACTTCCCGATCATCGCCTGTTGCCATTCAACGGCATTAAGCGTGCTTTGCAAACCGTTTCGAGGGATATCAGTGGCAGCTACCTGGCCATCGAAGAGCGTAAAGGAAATTTGAAGCTGCGCGAAGAGATAGCCAAACGATCGTTTGCCTGGAATGGCTCGTTACACGCCGATGACCTGGTTATAACCAATGGTGCTATGGAGGCTGTGATACTTTGCCTTAAAGCAATAACCAAAGAAGGCGACACTATCCTGGTGCAGGACCCCTGTTATTACGGCATTATGCAAACCCTCGAATACCTGAACCTGAAAGTAGTAACCGTCCCCTGCCATTCCGATACAGGTATCGACGTAGCCGTTGTAGAAGCAGCCTGCGATAAGTTTGATATAAAAGCCTGTGTGCTGGTTGCAAATTTTAACAACCCGGATGGGGCGTGTCTGAATAGCGGTCAAAAACGCCGATTGGCAGAGCTGGCCAACCTTAGAAAATTGCCGGTGATAGAAGACGACCTGTACGGCGACATCTTTTTTCGCGGGAATCGCCCGGATACCATAAAAACCTACGATAAGGATGGATGGGTGATGTATTGCAACTCGTTCTCAAAGTCGCTGGTTCCGGGTTTCCGTATCGGCTGGTGCGCACCGGGCAGGTTTGCTTACGAAGTGGCACGGCTTAAATCGATGCACAACGGGCCGGTGTGTAATTTCACCCAACGGGCGCTGCATCAGCTATTGGCCTCAGGGTTGTATGACAGGCATTTGAAAAAGTACCGGGTCGAGCTCCAAAAGAACATGTTACGGACCATCCATCTTATAGAAAAGCATTTCCCTGGTGATACCAAGATCAGCTCGCCCTTTGGCGGACTGGTGATATGGGCCGAACTTTCACCTGAAATCAATACTGTAAACTTGCAGGACGAGGCTTTTTCACAAGGCATAAGCTACGCGCCGGGTGAAATTTTTTCGGCAAAGGGAGATTACAAAAATTACCTGCGCATAAGCTTTTGCCGGCTTTGGGACACCAAAACAGAAAATGCTTTAGTCAGGCTTGGGGAACTATTCAGGTTGCAAGCTGGGAAGCAAAGGGGCCATGGGCAAAACAAACATCTCTGA
- a CDS encoding FeoA family protein, whose translation MRLSQLEVGETGIVKEFTDLEMSVKLMEMGCLPGEEVRVSRIAPLGDPIAIHVSGYQLSLRKREASTIILQ comes from the coding sequence ATGAGACTTTCACAACTTGAGGTAGGGGAAACAGGTATAGTTAAGGAATTTACCGATTTGGAAATGTCGGTAAAATTGATGGAGATGGGTTGTTTACCCGGTGAAGAAGTGAGGGTTTCGCGGATTGCCCCCCTTGGCGACCCGATAGCCATACATGTTTCGGGCTACCAGTTAAGTTTACGCAAAAGAGAAGCCTCGACCATCATCCTGCAGTAG
- the gcvH gene encoding glycine cleavage system protein GcvH, which translates to MNFPAELKYTKDHEWIKIEGDTATVGITEFAQGELGDIVYVDVSSVGKEVAREEVFGTVEAVKTVSDLFMPLTGTVTTLNPALDSQPELVNTDPYGEGWMVKITIKDASEVDGLLSADAYKTLIGV; encoded by the coding sequence ATGAATTTTCCTGCTGAACTTAAATACACTAAGGACCACGAGTGGATAAAAATAGAAGGCGACACTGCCACTGTTGGCATTACTGAATTTGCCCAGGGCGAACTGGGTGATATTGTATATGTTGACGTTTCTTCGGTAGGAAAAGAGGTGGCCCGCGAAGAGGTTTTTGGCACCGTTGAAGCTGTAAAAACGGTTTCGGACCTGTTTATGCCGCTTACCGGAACGGTAACAACGCTTAACCCTGCATTGGACAGCCAGCCCGAACTGGTTAACACCGACCCATACGGCGAAGGCTGGATGGTGAAAATAACTATTAAGGATGCTTCGGAAGTTGACGGCCTGCTTTCGGCAGATGCTTATAAAACCCTCATCGGGGTTTAA
- a CDS encoding DUF4142 domain-containing protein: MKRLSLIMMVVFTAFAFQACQNKAKDSTDSADSANMTKDTSTNAAATGGIAVDENDAKFVTTAANDGMTEVTLGKVAEQKAANSRVKGFADMMVTDHTKAGEALAALAKTKNITLPAAPNADSQKAIDDLSKKSGKDFDKAYVDAMVDGHEKAVKLFTDASENCKDADLKAFATNTLPTLKMHLDSIKAIKASMK; this comes from the coding sequence ATGAAAAGATTAAGCTTAATAATGATGGTAGTTTTTACGGCATTTGCCTTCCAGGCATGTCAAAACAAAGCCAAAGACTCCACAGACAGCGCCGACAGCGCCAACATGACCAAAGATACATCGACGAATGCTGCGGCTACCGGCGGCATAGCAGTTGATGAGAACGATGCCAAATTTGTTACAACAGCCGCCAACGACGGGATGACTGAAGTTACTTTAGGGAAAGTAGCGGAGCAAAAAGCAGCAAATAGTCGCGTTAAGGGATTTGCCGATATGATGGTTACCGATCATACCAAAGCCGGGGAGGCATTAGCTGCTTTAGCTAAGACAAAAAACATTACGCTGCCTGCAGCGCCAAACGCCGATTCGCAGAAAGCGATAGACGATCTGTCAAAAAAATCCGGAAAGGATTTTGATAAAGCATATGTCGACGCCATGGTTGACGGTCACGAGAAAGCAGTCAAACTGTTTACCGATGCATCGGAGAATTGCAAGGATGCCGATCTGAAAGCGTTCGCCACAAACACACTGCCTACATTGAAAATGCATTTGGATTCTATCAAGGCCATAAAAGCCAGCATGAAATAA
- a CDS encoding zinc-dependent metalloprotease, whose amino-acid sequence MKKISLFLLLVCSFQIVKAQKPNDIESKTKGLSKYSGYFNFYWNEKTGQVLLEVDRLNDEFLYVNSLPAGVGSNDLGLDRGQIGDSRIVKFIRSGDKVLLIQPNYSYRAVSSNPDERKSVEEAFAQSVIWGFKVEAEDSGRVLIDITNFLLRDSHQIARKLGNSNQGNYHADDSRSAIYLPNTKSFPENTEFEAIITLAGTGIGSEIRSVTPDANYVTVRMHHSFIKLPDNNYKPRKFDPRSGYYDNEYMDYATPIDEPIVKRFIARHRLEKKDPNAAMSEPVKPIVYYLDRGAPEPVRSALMEGASWWNQAFEAAGYKNAFQVKLLPEDADPMDIRYNLIQWVHRSTRGWSYGESILDPRTGEIIKGQVSLGSLRVRQDFLIAEGLVQPYEDGKPVSDKMMKMALARLRQLAAHEVGHTLGLQHNFTASVNNRASVMDYPPPVFSLNTDGTIDLSNAYATGIGGWDKRAILFGYQDFPAGTNEDEALKNIMVETLKEGYLYISDDDARPAGSAHPQAHLWDAGTNAADELNRLMVIRKHVLDNFSEKAIRQDAPMATIEEVLVPMYLVQRYQVEAASKMLGGLYYTFAIKNDGQTVTRFVPPAEQWKAFNALMGTITPEALALPEKLIEKIPPRPIGYPRTRETFKSRTGLTFDPMSAAESAAGNTLEFMLQPERAARLVEYHARDEKQPGLEAVLNKLVAQTWKAPQLTGYKGELQRLVNDLALKQLLTLAATTSAPESVRGMALLQITELKKWMSKAVLTSGGEQKASLLFGLAQLNEFEKNPDKFKPAPVVNMPDGSPIGTDDFGCGM is encoded by the coding sequence ATGAAAAAAATCAGCCTGTTCCTGTTGCTTGTTTGTTCCTTTCAAATCGTCAAAGCACAAAAACCGAACGATATCGAATCCAAAACCAAAGGGCTGAGCAAATACAGCGGCTACTTTAATTTTTACTGGAACGAGAAAACTGGTCAGGTTTTACTGGAGGTCGACCGCCTGAATGACGAGTTTTTATACGTTAACTCCTTACCCGCCGGGGTCGGCTCGAACGACCTGGGGCTGGATCGCGGGCAGATAGGCGATTCGCGCATTGTAAAATTCATCCGCAGCGGCGATAAAGTGTTGCTTATACAGCCCAACTACAGCTACCGCGCGGTAAGCAGCAACCCGGATGAGCGGAAATCGGTTGAGGAGGCGTTCGCGCAGTCGGTGATATGGGGTTTTAAAGTGGAAGCTGAGGATAGCGGCAGGGTTTTGATAGATATTACCAATTTTCTGCTTCGCGACAGTCACCAGATAGCGCGCAAACTGGGCAACAGCAACCAGGGAAATTATCATGCCGACGACTCCCGTTCGGCCATCTATCTGCCCAATACCAAAAGCTTTCCTGAAAATACCGAGTTCGAGGCCATTATTACCTTAGCCGGAACAGGCATAGGCTCCGAGATCAGGTCGGTAACACCCGATGCAAATTATGTAACGGTACGGATGCACCATTCCTTTATTAAGCTTCCCGACAATAACTATAAGCCCCGTAAGTTCGACCCGCGCTCGGGTTATTACGACAATGAATATATGGACTATGCAACGCCTATAGATGAACCGATAGTAAAAAGATTTATAGCGCGGCACAGGCTCGAAAAAAAGGATCCTAATGCTGCCATGAGTGAGCCTGTAAAACCAATAGTTTATTACCTCGACCGTGGCGCCCCGGAGCCTGTTCGTTCGGCGTTGATGGAAGGCGCTTCGTGGTGGAACCAGGCCTTTGAAGCGGCCGGGTATAAAAATGCGTTCCAGGTAAAACTGCTGCCCGAAGATGCCGACCCGATGGACATCCGGTATAACCTTATCCAGTGGGTTCACCGCTCCACCCGCGGCTGGTCGTACGGCGAATCCATACTTGATCCCCGCACCGGCGAGATTATCAAGGGGCAGGTAAGTTTGGGGTCGCTGCGGGTGAGACAGGACTTTCTGATCGCGGAAGGATTGGTGCAACCTTACGAGGATGGCAAACCCGTGAGCGATAAAATGATGAAAATGGCCCTGGCCCGCCTTCGCCAGCTTGCGGCGCACGAGGTTGGGCACACCTTGGGATTGCAGCATAATTTTACGGCAAGCGTAAATAACCGGGCATCGGTAATGGACTATCCGCCGCCTGTTTTCAGTTTGAATACGGACGGCACCATCGACCTGTCAAATGCTTACGCGACGGGTATTGGCGGATGGGATAAGCGCGCAATACTGTTTGGTTACCAGGATTTTCCGGCGGGAACAAACGAGGACGAAGCGCTAAAAAACATCATGGTGGAAACTTTAAAAGAGGGTTATCTATATATTTCGGACGATGACGCCCGACCTGCCGGAAGCGCGCACCCGCAGGCCCATTTGTGGGATGCAGGAACCAATGCCGCCGATGAGCTGAACCGCCTGATGGTGATACGGAAACATGTGCTTGACAATTTCTCTGAAAAGGCCATACGGCAGGATGCCCCGATGGCCACTATCGAGGAAGTGCTGGTGCCCATGTACCTGGTGCAGCGTTACCAGGTTGAAGCGGCCTCGAAAATGCTCGGTGGTTTGTATTATACCTTTGCTATAAAAAACGACGGGCAAACCGTTACCAGATTTGTTCCGCCTGCCGAACAATGGAAAGCTTTTAACGCATTGATGGGTACCATTACGCCCGAAGCGCTGGCCCTGCCCGAAAAACTGATCGAAAAAATACCTCCCCGGCCGATAGGTTACCCGCGGACAAGGGAAACATTTAAATCGCGCACCGGGTTAACTTTCGACCCGATGTCGGCGGCCGAATCTGCCGCGGGCAATACGCTTGAATTTATGCTGCAGCCCGAACGCGCGGCGCGTTTGGTAGAGTATCATGCGAGAGACGAAAAACAACCGGGCCTCGAAGCTGTATTAAATAAACTGGTGGCTCAAACCTGGAAGGCTCCGCAATTAACAGGTTACAAAGGCGAGCTGCAAAGGCTTGTGAACGACCTGGCATTGAAGCAACTGCTTACGCTGGCCGCCACAACATCGGCGCCTGAAAGCGTTCGTGGGATGGCGCTGCTTCAGATCACCGA